The Methanothrix sp. genome has a segment encoding these proteins:
- a CDS encoding ATP synthase subunit I: MADLAVLVLAMSLGIGLGLFYFGGLWLTLKHLPARGQPAILALGSFFVRSAICILGFYLISGSGLGALICGLVGFMISKVALIGHLGLGGVRNRWWS, encoded by the coding sequence ATGGCTGATCTCGCTGTGCTGGTGCTGGCAATGTCATTGGGAATCGGCCTGGGATTGTTCTACTTCGGCGGGCTATGGCTGACGCTTAAGCATCTTCCCGCCCGGGGCCAGCCAGCGATCCTTGCCCTGGGCAGCTTCTTTGTCCGGTCAGCAATCTGCATTCTTGGCTTCTACCTCATCTCCGGTAGCGGTCTGGGTGCTCTGATCTGTGGCCTGGTGGGCTTCATGATCTCAAAGGTTGCTCTCATTGGCCATCTGGGCCTTGGCGGGGTGAGGAATCGATGGTGGAGTTGA
- a CDS encoding AtpZ/AtpI family protein, with the protein MAEQREEEGSEFAARVGRKEERMLRARRERRSGVWFGLGMMGMVGWSVAIPTLIGVGIGIWLDLSYPGKISWTLTFLSIGLAAGCANAWYWVKKEQGKIRGTDDE; encoded by the coding sequence ATGGCTGAGCAGAGAGAAGAAGAGGGAAGCGAATTTGCCGCCAGGGTGGGCAGAAAAGAGGAGCGCATGCTGAGGGCCAGGCGGGAGAGAAGGAGTGGCGTCTGGTTCGGCCTGGGGATGATGGGCATGGTTGGCTGGTCAGTGGCCATCCCCACTCTGATCGGCGTGGGCATCGGCATCTGGCTGGATCTATCATATCCGGGGAAGATCTCCTGGACGCTCACATTCCTATCCATAGGATTGGCAGCAGGCTGCGCCAATGCCTGGTACTGGGTAAAGAAAGAGCAAGGGAAGATAAGGGGCACTGATGATGAATGA
- a CDS encoding F0F1 ATP synthase subunit epsilon translates to MRLKVILPDQILVDEEVKGVVAEAEDGSLGLLPKHIDFVTALVPGIIAFQSAEGEEFLAVDGGILVKCAADVLISTRKAVRSRDLGGLSRTVQEEFEALDEGERKTRSILAKLEADFTRHFLEMRLSG, encoded by the coding sequence ATGAGGCTGAAGGTCATTCTTCCTGACCAGATCCTCGTGGACGAGGAGGTGAAGGGGGTGGTGGCCGAGGCCGAGGATGGCTCTCTTGGGCTTCTTCCCAAGCACATCGATTTTGTGACCGCCCTGGTCCCGGGCATCATCGCCTTCCAGTCGGCGGAGGGCGAGGAATTCCTGGCTGTGGACGGAGGAATACTGGTCAAATGCGCCGCCGATGTGCTGATCTCCACCAGGAAAGCAGTGCGCAGCAGGGATCTGGGCGGGCTGTCCAGGACGGTACAGGAGGAGTTCGAGGCCCTGGATGAAGGGGAGAGAAAGACCCGTTCCATTCTGGCCAAGCTGGAGGCAGATTTCACCAGACATTTCCTGGAGATGAGGTTGTCGGGCTGA
- the atpD gene encoding F0F1 ATP synthase subunit beta, with amino-acid sequence MIRQDEGEVVSVRGSVVDVRFPGSLPQIHNLLDAEGTAIEVLLHLDLDLVRGIALTPTGGLARGAKAIDTGRPIMVPVGDKLLGRVFNVFGKPIDHGEKIDSQDLRSIHQNPVPLSRQTTASEIFETGIKAIDILSPLERGGKAGLLGGAGVGKTVLIMELIQNMASKYQGISTFCGVGERCREGEELYREIKEVGVLDKSVMVFGQMNEPPGARFRVGHAALTMAEYFRDDAHQDVLLLIDNIFRFIQAGSEVSGLLGQLPSRVGYQPTLSTELAELEERICSTESGAITSVQAVYVPADDFTDPAVVHAFGHLSASIVLSRRMSSQGLYPSIDPLQSRSKMLSEAVVGREHYRIAQKIRKTLADYEELKDIIAMLGLEELSAEDRRIVNRARRLERFLTQPFFVTEQFTGHKGRMVKLEDALDGCERILKDEFQDYPEGSLYMIGNIDEAKK; translated from the coding sequence ATGATACGTCAGGATGAGGGAGAGGTGGTATCAGTCCGGGGGAGCGTGGTTGATGTCAGGTTTCCAGGATCGCTTCCCCAGATCCACAATCTACTTGACGCAGAAGGGACGGCAATTGAGGTCTTGCTGCACCTTGACCTCGATCTGGTGCGCGGTATCGCCCTCACGCCAACAGGAGGACTGGCACGGGGCGCAAAGGCGATAGATACCGGCCGGCCGATAATGGTTCCTGTGGGAGATAAGCTGCTGGGCAGAGTCTTCAACGTCTTCGGAAAGCCCATAGATCATGGAGAGAAGATCGATTCCCAGGATCTGCGCTCCATACATCAGAACCCCGTTCCTCTATCCCGCCAGACCACCGCCTCGGAGATCTTTGAGACCGGGATCAAAGCGATTGATATTCTCTCCCCGCTGGAGAGGGGAGGCAAAGCCGGCCTGCTGGGTGGAGCGGGCGTCGGCAAGACAGTCCTGATTATGGAGCTGATCCAGAACATGGCCAGCAAGTACCAGGGGATCAGCACCTTCTGTGGAGTGGGTGAACGCTGCCGGGAGGGCGAGGAGCTATACCGGGAGATAAAGGAGGTGGGCGTCCTGGATAAATCCGTCATGGTCTTCGGCCAGATGAACGAGCCGCCTGGCGCCAGGTTTCGAGTTGGCCATGCTGCTTTGACCATGGCCGAGTACTTCAGGGATGATGCCCATCAGGATGTTCTCTTGCTGATCGATAATATCTTTCGTTTTATCCAGGCCGGATCAGAGGTCTCAGGTCTCCTGGGGCAGCTTCCTTCCAGGGTTGGATACCAGCCCACCTTGAGCACAGAGCTGGCTGAGCTTGAGGAGAGGATCTGCAGCACCGAGAGCGGAGCCATAACCTCTGTTCAGGCGGTATATGTGCCTGCAGACGACTTCACCGATCCTGCTGTGGTCCATGCCTTTGGCCATCTATCAGCATCTATCGTCCTCTCCCGGAGGATGTCCAGCCAGGGGCTGTATCCCTCCATTGATCCATTGCAGTCCCGCTCCAAGATGCTCAGCGAGGCAGTGGTCGGGAGGGAGCATTACCGCATAGCGCAGAAGATCAGAAAGACCCTGGCGGATTATGAGGAGCTCAAGGATATAATTGCCATGCTGGGTCTGGAAGAGCTCTCTGCAGAGGACCGGAGGATCGTCAATCGGGCCCGCCGTCTGGAGAGGTTCCTGACCCAGCCCTTCTTTGTGACTGAGCAGTTCACCGGCCATAAGGGCAGAATGGTCAAGCTTGAGGATGCCTTGGACGGGTGCGAGCGCATCCTGAAAGACGAGTTCCAGGACTATCCCGAGGGGTCGCTTTACATGATAGGCAATATCGATGAGGCCAAAAAATGA
- a CDS encoding universal stress protein — protein MFESILIATDGSRHAENAAKAGIEIAKLSKAKVTAMYVADIGKEYSAAGEFSFNIADEVISELKSSLLKQGAEATGRIKAMANDAGIPFESKVIEGHPADEILKFAAENKVNLIVMGSIGARGLARFLLGSVTEKVVRNSKVPVLVVHGE, from the coding sequence ATGTTTGAGAGTATATTGATCGCAACCGATGGATCCAGACATGCTGAGAATGCAGCCAAGGCGGGAATTGAGATCGCCAAGCTTTCAAAGGCCAAGGTCACTGCTATGTATGTCGCCGATATTGGCAAGGAATATTCTGCTGCAGGCGAATTCAGCTTCAATATAGCAGATGAGGTTATATCTGAACTCAAAAGCTCGCTACTAAAGCAGGGAGCAGAGGCTACAGGGCGGATAAAGGCCATGGCCAACGATGCAGGCATTCCATTCGAGTCGAAGGTGATCGAGGGCCATCCTGCAGATGAGATCTTGAAGTTTGCTGCAGAAAACAAGGTCAATCTCATCGTCATGGGCAGCATCGGAGCCAGAGGCCTGGCCAGATTCCTTCTTGGAAGCGTCACCGAAAAGGTGGTTCGCAACTCAAAGGTGCCCGTTCTGGTGGTCCATGGGGAGTGA
- the purF gene encoding amidophosphoribosyltransferase has translation MHDACGVVGISLNETANGAAKFIYYSLYALQHRGQEAAGISVHDGKSIRTHRGMGLVSEVFDEAQIALLRGQVGIGHVRYPTGGRSTIENSQPLLVKYKDGAIATAHNGNLVNATQLREKLEEAGDIFHTTADTEVIAHLFVKELLHYDLLEAVRALIRKIVGSYSLIFLWGDTVLALRDPLGIKPLCIGEIDSGLMVASESVAIDTLNGRLIRDVNPGELIVLRNGEMKSYQLVRSPQPAHCIFEYIYFARPDSIMDGRLIYDVRLNTGFNLAREHPACADIVTPIPDSGITLAVGYHQHSGISYRECLMKNRYIGRTFIMPDQNMRETAVRLKMNTIRPNIEGHKIILVDDSIVRGTTSRRVVNMVRRAGAREVHVRIGSPPILAPCYLGIDMASREELIAAHKTVAGVEAVIEADSLGYVSHDGLVDAVGLPKESLCMGCLTGLYPVEIPGEKCLVEQTKLSEYLD, from the coding sequence TTGCACGATGCCTGCGGCGTTGTAGGGATCTCATTAAATGAGACGGCCAATGGCGCAGCCAAATTCATCTATTACTCCCTTTACGCCCTTCAGCATAGAGGGCAGGAGGCTGCCGGCATCTCAGTGCATGATGGCAAGTCCATTCGCACCCATCGGGGCATGGGCCTGGTCTCTGAGGTCTTCGATGAAGCCCAGATCGCCCTTCTGCGCGGGCAGGTTGGCATTGGCCATGTCCGCTATCCAACCGGCGGCCGCTCCACTATAGAGAACAGCCAGCCTCTTTTAGTGAAATACAAGGATGGCGCCATAGCCACCGCCCATAACGGTAACCTGGTCAATGCCACTCAACTCAGAGAGAAGCTGGAAGAGGCAGGTGACATATTCCACACCACGGCAGATACTGAGGTGATAGCCCACCTCTTTGTCAAGGAGCTTCTCCACTATGACCTCCTGGAAGCTGTCCGCGCTCTGATAAGAAAGATCGTCGGCTCTTACTCTCTGATCTTCCTTTGGGGAGATACAGTACTTGCCCTGCGCGATCCTCTGGGAATAAAGCCTCTGTGCATAGGAGAGATCGATTCAGGGTTAATGGTGGCCTCAGAGAGCGTGGCCATAGATACCTTAAATGGCCGCCTGATAAGGGATGTAAATCCAGGCGAGCTCATAGTATTAAGGAACGGAGAGATGAAGTCCTATCAGCTTGTCCGTTCCCCCCAGCCGGCTCACTGCATCTTCGAGTACATCTACTTCGCCCGGCCGGATAGCATCATGGATGGCCGCTTGATATATGATGTGCGGCTGAACACCGGATTCAACCTGGCACGGGAGCATCCTGCCTGTGCCGATATCGTCACCCCCATCCCGGACTCGGGGATAACCTTGGCCGTGGGCTACCACCAGCATTCCGGCATAAGCTACCGCGAGTGCCTGATGAAGAACCGCTACATAGGCCGGACCTTCATCATGCCTGATCAGAACATGAGAGAGACGGCAGTGCGCCTGAAGATGAACACCATCCGCCCGAACATCGAGGGGCATAAGATCATCCTGGTGGATGACTCAATTGTGCGCGGCACCACCAGCCGCAGGGTGGTGAACATGGTCCGCCGGGCCGGGGCCCGAGAGGTGCACGTCCGCATAGGCAGCCCTCCCATCCTCGCCCCCTGTTATCTGGGGATCGACATGGCCAGCCGGGAGGAGCTGATCGCTGCCCATAAGACTGTCGCCGGGGTGGAGGCGGTGATAGAGGCCGACTCCCTGGGCTATGTGAGCCACGATGGCCTGGTGGATGCAGTGGGATTGCCAAAGGAGAGCCTGTGCATGGGATGCCTGACCGGCCTGTACCCGGTGGAGATACCGGGGGAGAAGTGCCTGGTCGAGCAGACGAAGCTCTCTGAGTACCTGGACTAA
- a CDS encoding 50S ribosomal protein L37e, whose amino-acid sequence MAKGTPSMGKRHKRSHIRCRRCGSISFNFKRKICVQCGFGRSAKLRSHKWMRKADY is encoded by the coding sequence ATGGCCAAGGGTACTCCTTCAATGGGAAAGCGCCATAAGAGATCGCATATCAGATGCCGGCGCTGTGGCAGCATCTCGTTTAATTTCAAGAGAAAGATCTGCGTTCAATGCGGCTTTGGCAGATCAGCAAAACTCAGAAGCCATAAGTGGATGAGAAAAGCGGATTACTAG
- a CDS encoding LSM domain-containing protein: MGQRPLDILNESLNGPVIVKLKDGRVFRGELQGYDIHMNLVMDKTEEVAEGAVARNIGTVIVRGDNVVYISP, from the coding sequence ATGGGTCAGAGACCGCTTGATATTCTGAATGAATCACTGAACGGGCCCGTCATAGTCAAGCTCAAGGACGGAAGGGTCTTCCGGGGAGAACTTCAGGGTTATGATATTCATATGAATCTGGTGATGGATAAGACGGAAGAGGTAGCAGAAGGTGCGGTTGCCCGCAATATCGGAACGGTAATCGTGCGCGGAGACAATGTAGTATACATATCGCCTTGA
- a CDS encoding RNA-binding protein: MKIKSRHHLKGSDARKVVASIEPFLDDSSVLHKASLERAVSDEGIDLIFMNGRPLMMVVDGEPFFTVLGAIDLSPRRRLVMVDSGAVRFVVNGADIMKPGIVQADPEISPGDLVVIIEERHKKPLAIGRALVAGTEMRGEGKAVKSLHHVGDQIWRGLEG, from the coding sequence ATGAAGATTAAATCCAGGCACCACCTCAAAGGGAGCGATGCCAGGAAGGTTGTGGCAAGTATTGAGCCGTTCCTGGATGACTCATCTGTCCTGCACAAGGCCTCCCTGGAGAGGGCGGTCAGCGATGAGGGCATCGATCTCATATTCATGAATGGCAGACCTCTGATGATGGTCGTTGATGGTGAGCCATTCTTTACTGTCCTCGGGGCCATCGATCTGTCGCCCAGAAGGAGGCTGGTGATGGTGGATTCGGGTGCAGTGCGGTTTGTGGTGAATGGGGCGGATATCATGAAGCCGGGGATAGTCCAGGCCGATCCGGAGATCTCACCGGGGGATCTGGTGGTGATCATCGAGGAGAGGCATAAGAAGCCCCTGGCCATAGGGCGGGCCCTGGTCGCCGGTACGGAGATGCGTGGAGAGGGCAAAGCAGTGAAGTCGCTGCACCATGTCGGCGACCAGATCTGGAGGGGACTGGAGGGATAA
- a CDS encoding adenosine-specific kinase, whose amino-acid sequence MELMVVKMEIPEGSNLVLGQSHFIKTAEDLYEAMAGTVPGAKFGIAFSEASGECLVRTEGNDRELVEAARRNSLQLACGHSFVLLMKGAFPINVLNAIKSIQEVCGIFCATANPLEVVVAQTNLGRGIMGVIDGFVPKGAESDQQVEERRHLLRRFGYKL is encoded by the coding sequence ATGGAACTTATGGTTGTGAAGATGGAGATCCCTGAGGGATCAAATCTTGTTTTGGGGCAGAGCCATTTCATAAAGACGGCAGAGGACCTCTATGAGGCCATGGCCGGCACTGTCCCCGGGGCGAAGTTCGGCATAGCATTCTCCGAGGCCAGTGGCGAGTGCCTGGTGCGAACCGAGGGCAATGATCGGGAGCTGGTCGAGGCAGCAAGGAGAAACTCACTTCAGCTCGCCTGCGGCCATAGCTTTGTGCTGCTGATGAAGGGGGCCTTTCCGATAAACGTTCTCAATGCCATCAAGTCCATCCAGGAGGTATGCGGGATATTCTGCGCCACCGCCAACCCCCTGGAGGTGGTTGTGGCCCAGACCAATCTGGGAAGGGGGATCATGGGGGTGATCGACGGATTCGTGCCCAAGGGGGCTGAGAGCGACCAGCAGGTCGAGGAGAGGCGCCACCTGCTCAGGAGGTTTGGATATAAACTTTGA
- a CDS encoding dihydroorotase, which translates to MDINFDLAVSNGRVFTPQGLKSIEIWIREGRIAALGGSHRAAERIDARGMLVLPGCIDAHVHFRDPGQTYKEDWLTGSVSAAAGGVSTVIDQPNTDPRTLDRRSFELKLQSARARSVVDYCINGGPGRIEELKKAGVQAIGEIFSYEHSDTDLAGILARTRGLGLLATVHAEDGSIIRERRDELSEQHDPSVHSLARPVEAELRAIEKVLAWSDRLHICHLSSGPGLRLIERARQKRALEGMGEGAETTGGHSSPAGLSCEVTTHHLLLNVDDYRRQGSYLKMNPPLRSQADNERLWDGLRTGSIDILASDHAPHLPEEKAEEIWEAPSGVPGVETMLPLMLFAVRRNFLSLERLVDALATRPARIFSLAHKGSIGAGMDADLVLVDSKRVTEIRADRLHSRAEWTPYEGMKAIFPRMTIIRGSVVWDDGLEVEPGYGRFQGMQLQ; encoded by the coding sequence TTGGATATAAACTTTGATCTGGCGGTATCAAACGGCCGGGTCTTCACCCCCCAGGGGTTGAAGAGCATTGAGATCTGGATCAGAGAGGGAAGGATTGCTGCTCTGGGCGGCTCACATCGGGCAGCAGAGAGGATTGACGCCCGCGGAATGCTGGTCCTTCCGGGATGCATAGATGCTCATGTCCACTTCCGTGATCCGGGACAGACATACAAGGAGGACTGGCTTACCGGGTCTGTCTCTGCCGCTGCAGGAGGGGTGAGCACAGTCATCGATCAGCCGAACACCGATCCCAGAACCCTGGACCGCCGGTCATTCGAGCTGAAGCTCCAGTCGGCGCGGGCCCGTTCGGTGGTGGACTACTGCATCAACGGCGGGCCGGGAAGGATCGAGGAGCTGAAGAAGGCCGGGGTTCAGGCCATCGGGGAGATATTCTCTTATGAGCACAGCGACACCGATCTGGCTGGGATTCTCGCCCGGACGAGAGGTCTGGGGCTATTGGCCACTGTTCATGCCGAGGACGGCTCAATAATCAGGGAGAGGAGAGATGAGCTATCTGAGCAGCATGATCCTTCAGTCCACTCCCTCGCCCGGCCGGTGGAGGCTGAGCTTCGAGCGATAGAGAAGGTCTTGGCCTGGTCGGATCGCCTGCATATCTGCCACCTGAGCAGCGGCCCGGGCCTCAGGCTGATCGAGAGGGCGAGGCAGAAGCGGGCGTTGGAGGGGATGGGAGAGGGAGCGGAGACGACTGGAGGGCATAGCAGCCCGGCGGGGCTCAGCTGCGAGGTCACCACCCACCACCTTCTTCTCAATGTCGATGACTACAGGAGGCAGGGCTCATATCTGAAGATGAACCCCCCCCTGCGCAGCCAGGCGGACAACGAACGGCTCTGGGATGGGCTGAGGACGGGGAGCATCGATATTCTGGCATCAGACCACGCCCCCCACCTCCCGGAGGAGAAGGCAGAGGAGATCTGGGAGGCGCCATCTGGCGTTCCCGGGGTGGAGACAATGCTGCCGCTGATGCTATTTGCTGTGCGGAGAAACTTTTTATCCCTGGAGAGGCTGGTGGATGCCCTGGCCACCAGGCCGGCGAGGATCTTCTCCCTTGCCCATAAGGGCTCAATTGGAGCCGGAATGGATGCCGATCTGGTGCTGGTGGACTCCAAGAGGGTAACTGAGATCAGAGCTGACCGGCTGCACAGCCGGGCGGAGTGGACCCCTTATGAGGGGATGAAGGCCATCTTCCCCCGGATGACGATCATCAGGGGCTCTGTGGTCTGGGATGATGGCCTGGAGGTTGAACCGGGATACGGACGCTTCCAGGGGATGCAGCTGCAATGA
- a CDS encoding Hsp20/alpha crystallin family protein: MRSDSSGTSDLERMIGKAAVEAARMSSQASQAAKKILGDVTAEIGEAKSPDQAPLDLIDADSELIARVALPGASKDEIDLRVTEDSLHIDAKATPREGRYLRRELGSISLKREIKLPVEVKPEQTKAAFKDGILEVHLPKLVVVSAQRVQVD, from the coding sequence ATGAGATCCGATTCTTCAGGCACCAGCGATCTGGAACGCATGATCGGCAAAGCAGCAGTGGAAGCGGCGCGGATGTCCAGCCAGGCGAGCCAGGCGGCAAAGAAGATCCTGGGCGATGTTACGGCTGAGATAGGGGAGGCCAAGAGCCCTGACCAGGCACCGCTTGACCTCATAGATGCCGATTCTGAGCTGATAGCCCGGGTGGCCCTGCCCGGTGCGAGCAAGGATGAGATCGACCTGAGGGTGACCGAGGACAGCCTGCATATCGATGCCAAGGCCACTCCCAGGGAGGGCAGATATCTGCGCCGGGAGCTTGGCTCCATAAGCCTGAAAAGGGAGATAAAGCTTCCCGTGGAGGTCAAGCCGGAGCAGACGAAGGCAGCGTTCAAGGACGGCATCCTGGAGGTGCATCTTCCCAAATTGGTAGTGGTTAGCGCCCAGAGGGTTCAGGTGGATTGA
- the csb2 gene encoding type I-U CRISPR-associated protein Csb2, protein MVLKPTVARYALTDRGQRPLLTEALPLAERVHRALVELSDGSAVFTGCDKLHRPLQGHRHAHILCESNPGSDSEGRGEITEISIYVPMGFGSGEQNALQRLKEIYDDHGGILDLLYLGSGSLADYCRTGGSPLFTRSKCWVSHTPFLPTRHPKATRAGVPKLDSNGRQIGSPEHDILRLLELAGFPEVVAIEPVSSRLLGGRAVPWQEFVRRRATDERRPAANGAGYGFRIEFAEAVQGPVAVGYGGHFGMGGFEGKSNTQIYEKYKNIQ, encoded by the coding sequence ATGGTGCTGAAGCCCACAGTGGCCCGCTATGCTCTGACCGATCGGGGCCAAAGGCCTCTCCTCACTGAGGCCCTCCCCCTGGCGGAGAGGGTTCACCGGGCCCTGGTGGAGCTATCCGATGGTTCAGCGGTGTTCACGGGCTGCGACAAGCTGCACCGCCCTTTGCAGGGCCACAGGCATGCTCATATCCTCTGTGAGTCTAATCCGGGCTCTGATTCGGAGGGCAGGGGCGAGATCACAGAGATCAGCATCTATGTTCCCATGGGCTTCGGCTCTGGGGAGCAGAATGCTCTGCAGAGGCTGAAGGAGATCTATGATGATCACGGAGGCATCTTAGACCTGCTCTATCTGGGATCGGGCAGCCTCGCAGACTATTGCCGCACAGGCGGGAGCCCTCTGTTCACCAGATCGAAATGCTGGGTCTCGCATACGCCCTTTCTGCCCACCCGCCATCCTAAGGCCACGAGGGCGGGGGTGCCCAAGCTCGATTCTAATGGGCGGCAGATCGGCAGCCCGGAGCACGATATACTGCGGCTGCTGGAGCTGGCGGGGTTTCCGGAGGTGGTGGCAATAGAGCCGGTCTCAAGCAGGCTTCTGGGGGGCAGAGCGGTTCCCTGGCAGGAGTTCGTCCGCAGGAGAGCGACAGATGAGAGGAGGCCGGCAGCCAATGGGGCCGGATATGGATTCCGGATCGAGTTTGCAGAGGCAGTGCAGGGGCCGGTGGCGGTGGGGTATGGGGGGCATTTTGGGATGGGGGGGTTTGAGGGCAAAAGCAATACTCAGATCTACGAAAAATACAAAAATATACAATAA
- the nifS gene encoding cysteine desulfurase NifS: MKRIYMDHSATTPVAPEVLAAMLPYFSEKFGNASSLHQSGREARLALEESREEVAGLLGAKPEEIIFTSGGTESDNLALKGIARKNRKRGRHIITTQIEHPAILETCRSLEKEGFIVTYLPVSREGLVDPSALEGAIRPETILISVMHANNEVGTIQPLEEIGRLAAEKEIYFHTDAVQSVGKIPVNVDDLKLDLLSLSAHKLYGPKGAGALYIRKGTKIESIIQGGGHERRLRSGTENISGIVGLAKAAELAGERMAAEGERLTGLRDRLAEQVLDRVKEAWINGSMERRLPGNLNFGFKYVEGESLLLFLDTKGICVSTGSACSSHKLEPSHVLLSLGLKPEECHGSLRITLGASNTPDEVEYVAESIVEAVERFRGISALGR, from the coding sequence ATGAAGCGCATTTACATGGACCATTCCGCCACCACCCCTGTGGCGCCCGAGGTGCTGGCGGCCATGCTGCCCTATTTCAGTGAGAAGTTCGGCAATGCCTCCAGCCTGCACCAATCAGGCCGCGAGGCCAGGCTGGCTTTGGAGGAATCAAGGGAGGAGGTAGCAGGCCTGCTGGGGGCAAAGCCGGAAGAGATCATCTTCACCTCTGGGGGCACAGAGTCAGACAACCTGGCATTGAAGGGCATAGCCCGCAAAAACCGAAAGAGGGGAAGGCATATCATCACCACCCAAATCGAGCATCCGGCAATCCTGGAGACCTGCCGCAGCCTGGAGAAGGAGGGCTTTATTGTGACCTACCTGCCAGTAAGCAGGGAGGGGCTGGTCGATCCCTCCGCCCTGGAGGGGGCCATCCGCCCGGAGACCATTCTCATCTCTGTGATGCACGCCAACAACGAGGTGGGAACCATCCAGCCTCTGGAGGAGATCGGCCGGCTGGCAGCAGAAAAGGAGATCTATTTTCATACCGATGCCGTGCAGAGCGTGGGCAAGATCCCGGTGAATGTCGACGATCTAAAACTCGATCTGCTATCCCTTTCCGCCCACAAGCTCTACGGGCCCAAGGGGGCAGGCGCTCTGTACATCCGCAAAGGGACAAAGATCGAGAGCATCATCCAGGGCGGAGGGCATGAGCGCCGCCTGCGCTCCGGAACTGAGAACATCTCCGGCATTGTGGGCCTTGCAAAGGCGGCGGAGCTGGCAGGAGAGAGGATGGCTGCCGAGGGGGAGAGGTTGACCGGCCTGCGCGACCGCCTGGCTGAGCAGGTCCTGGACAGGGTCAAGGAGGCCTGGATAAATGGCAGCATGGAGCGGAGGCTTCCCGGAAACCTGAACTTCGGATTCAAATATGTGGAAGGAGAGTCGCTGCTACTCTTTTTGGACACCAAGGGCATCTGCGTCTCCACCGGTTCCGCCTGCTCATCTCATAAGCTTGAGCCAAGCCATGTCCTCCTCTCCCTGGGCCTTAAGCCTGAGGAGTGCCACGGCTCCCTGAGAATCACCCTAGGGGCATCCAACACCCCAGATGAGGTGGAGTATGTGGCGGAGAGCATAGTCGAGGCGGTGGAGAGGTTCAGGGGGATATCAGCGCTGGGAAGATGA
- a CDS encoding winged helix-turn-helix domain-containing protein: MKRSRQEIFSQILKICLDGANKTKIVYQANLNFRTVNSYLEILIKNQHLIETGQGELVLYKTTRKGEDLLECIDKVNDTLFQK, encoded by the coding sequence ATGAAAAGAAGCAGACAAGAGATCTTCTCCCAAATCCTGAAAATATGCCTGGATGGAGCAAATAAGACCAAAATCGTATATCAAGCTAATCTGAATTTCAGAACAGTAAATTCGTATCTGGAAATACTCATCAAGAATCAACATCTAATAGAGACCGGTCAGGGAGAGCTGGTGTTGTACAAAACCACAAGAAAGGGGGAGGATCTCCTGGAATGTATAGACAAGGTCAACGATACATTATTTCAGAAATGA